TTCTCGAACAGATTGTAGAGATCGCGCAAGTCGTCTCTCCCCTATTGGCTCTTGTCTTCGATGAGCTCGACGTCGAGGGCCAGCGCCTGGAGCTCCTTCACGATTACGTTGAAGGCCTCCGGCAGACCGGGCTCGAGCTGGCAATCACCCTTCACGATCGACTCGTACATGCGGGTCCGGCCCAGCACGTCGTCCGACTTGACCGTGAGGAACTCCTGCAGGCTGAAGGCGGCCCCGTAGGCCTCCATCGCCCACACCTCCATCTCGCCGAGCCGCTGACCGCCGAACTGGGCCTTGCCGCCGAGCGGCTGCTGGGTGACCAGGCTGTACGGCCCGATCGAGCGCGCGTGGATCTTGTCGTCGGCGAGGTGGTGGAGCTTCAGCATGTAGAGAATGCCGACGGTCACCTCACCGTCGAACGGATCGCCGGTGCGCCCGTCGAAGAGCACCGTCTGGCCGCTGTCCGGCAGGTCGGCGCGCTTCAGCTCGTCGCGGATCTCGGCCTCCTTCGCGCCGTCGAAGACCGCCGAGGAGACGTGGATGCCGGTGCGCACGTTCTCTGCGATCGAGCGGATCGCGTCCTCGCTGGCCCCGTCGAGCAGACGCCCGATCACCTCGTCGCCGTAGACGTCGCGCAGCTTCTCGCGCAGCGCATCGGTGCCGGCGTGCTGTTCGACGAGGGCGTTCACCTGCTCGCCCAGGCCGCGAGCAGCCCAGCCCAGGTGCACCTCCAGGATCTGGCCGATGTTCATGCGCGAGGGCACGCCGAGCGGGTTGAGCACCAGCTCGACGGGCGTGCCGTCCGCGAGGTAGGGCGTGTCCTCCTCGGGCAGGATGCGCGAGATCACGCCCTTGTTCCCGTGACGGCCGGCCATCTTGTCGCCGACGGACAGCTTGCGCTTGATGGCCACGTAGACCTTGACCATCTTGAACACGCCCGGAGGCAGCTCGTCGCCCTTCTTGAGGCGGCCGATCTTCTCGTCGAAGACCGCCTTGATCACGTTCGACTGCTCTTCGAGGCTCGCGAAGATGCGGTCGAGGCGCTCCTGGGTGGCCCCGTCCGTGACCTGGATGTCCTTGCGGCGGCGGATCGGCACACCCTCGATCGTCTCGGACGTGAGCGTGTCGCCGCTCTCCAGCCAGACCTCGCCGCGGCG
The sequence above is a segment of the Gemmatimonadota bacterium genome. Coding sequences within it:
- the rpoB gene encoding DNA-directed RNA polymerase subunit beta; the protein is RSNQNTAINQKPIVKVGDRVKRGQVIADGPATERGELALGRNVLVAFMPWGGYNFEDSILISERLVKDDHFTSVHIEEFECVARDTKLGREEITRDIPNVGEDALKDLDESGIVRIGAEVKADDIMVGKITPKGETQLSPEERLLRAIFGEKAGDVRDTSLRVPPGVTGTVIGAQVFSRRGVEKDERARAIEDAEVERLRKDQEDEIGIIRDNALAKVTELLIGKKAANRIADERRGEVWLESGDTLTSETIEGVPIRRRKDIQVTDGATQERLDRIFASLEEQSNVIKAVFDEKIGRLKKGDELPPGVFKMVKVYVAIKRKLSVGDKMAGRHGNKGVISRILPEEDTPYLADGTPVELVLNPLGVPSRMNIGQILEVHLGWAARGLGEQVNALVEQHAGTDALREKLRDVYGDEVIGRLLDGASEDAIRSIAENVRTGIHVSSAVFDGAKEAEIRDELKRADLPDSGQTVLFDGRTGDPFDGEVTVGILYMLKLHHLADDKIHARSIGPYSLVTQQPLGGKAQFGGQRLGEMEVWAMEAYGAAFSLQEFLTVKSDDVLGRTRMYESIVKGDCQLEPGLPEAFNVIVKELQALALDVELIEDKSQ